CTGCATATTCTACATTTtgattcagtgtttattttttctgtgaagtccatttataatattacaatgtttCTTGCATCATAATTTACTTTTACACAACCATTTCATCCCTCTCGCTGATCATCAAAAATAAacaggcgttttttttttttgccttactgtacctttaagactatGTAAAAgaactgttatgattggctaaacTATTGATATGTTGATATGTACAAATGGGCAGTCATCATGCTAATATGCTTATGGTTCTTCTATCGATAATTCTTGATCTTTGAGAGCTAGAGAAGTATTTCCTCCTGCTACAGGGCAGCTGTACATCACTGTACCTGGAGGGGGAGGAGGGCCCCTGCGTTCCCTGTCCCAGGAGGGAGACAACGAGCCACTATCAGAGTGAGGGCCACTCCGCTCAAAGTCTGGCCCACCACTATGGGGCTCTACCACGCCACGGGATGCTGATTATGTGACAGCGAGAGTGAAGGAAGATGAATGGAGTGGAGAGAAACGGCACATAAAAATGTTTGAGGAAGTTAAGAATGGAAAAGCGAGGAAAGGGAGACAACCAACAAAATATCAACGAGGgtaatggaacacaaaaagactCCTCTATATTCAAACTTGGGGAATGATTTGCTACCCATGGTTTAGTatgcatttaaactgcaaaaattgTACTGGTATGTCTTGCAGGTCTTTAATTATTAGTGATATGCATTAActataataaagtaaattaaaaaaacttacagaTACTAAATTTATCTGGAGCAGTTTTGGATATAGCACtggatacatgtttttttttaaatgcatctacaCTGTAACATTTAGTAAAATGTcaattttgcattttgcaaataaaaggGGCTATTTCAAAATCTGAATATAAGTTTGGgatctcttatgctcagcaagactgcatttatttgatcaaaagtacagtaaaagcaGCAATCctgtaaataaaattacaatttaaaatacacgTTTTCTGTttgtactccagtcttcagtgtcacatgatccttcagaaatcattctaatatgctgatttgctgctcaagaaacattattaatgttgaaagcagctgtgctgcttaatatttttgtggaagctgacttttttttcagtatcaaatgaatggatttaaaataaaaatattttgtagcattattaATCTCttcactgccacttttgatcaatttatttgcatccttgctgaattaaagaattaaaaatattactgaccctaaacttttgaacagtagtgtataggTAACTGTTCAAATATAGAAATGTCAGAAATATCCTATCTTAAGTGTTTACTGAACCATACTGTGATGCAAACCAAACCGTGAGAAATCAAACCCGTTACACCCCTAATGCAAACATATCAACTATATCTCATGGGAGATGAACTGGATTCATGCATGTAATGGAATGCAAagaatgaatcacatttttcatACTAGCTAGGagacttttctcagaattaaagaaAGAGAGGGAAGTGTGTATATCACCTCTGCCTGGACCCATAAACTGAGGTGAGAGTCGAGGGGGTCCGTCCATTAGTGTCGGAGGGGACAGGAAGGCCCGTGTTTCTGAAGAGGGTCGGCTAAGAGGAGAAGGTCCATATGGAGATCTTTCACCTGTGAGATGGGGAAATGTATAATGGTTAATACCATTTTAATCATAGACATGTACTAGCCAAAGGGAAGTGAAGAGTATCTGACCTCTAAATAAAGGTCTGCCCTCGCGTAGATCCTTTTCAAGAATCTCACACTTGAATTGGGCACCAGTCAGCCTGCAATTGTAAACATATTAATATGTATGGATAAATATTGCTTCtgctgtatataaaacactatagcAAAACACTCTCTAGTCAATCTCACTTCTGGCGGAGATGAGCGTTTTCTCTCTTGACATCAGCCAGGTCTCGATCCGCTGCCCGTGCAGCTAGCTATAGCGCAGACAATAAGAACAGTATAAAAAGAACACCTGACACAATAAAGCTACTGATGACTGATACGGATCAAGTGGCCTGAAAACAACTTACCCAGTTATCATGAGCCTTTTTCTCATGAGAAGTTATctggtagaaaaaaaataaaaataaaaaataataatatatatatatatatatatatatatatatatatatatatatatatatatatatatatatatataaaatgtaaaaaaaacatatatataaaatgatatcaGTATTTATGAGATCTCTAATTTGTGGTGGTAAAACAATGAttcatgtaatatatttatataatttacaattttggtcatatataatatcatattgaatatattatacttttatactgtgtgtacatatacatacatagatTTCTATCTATTCTATCCATTTCTATCTATctcaatttatataataaatatttatataaataattctaattaattaatcatgATATGATCCTCATATCAGTCGCATAGGTCTACATCATAATGACAGACTGATATAAGGATGTATAATGTCTCCCCCTAATGTCAGTTCCAAAATCTACCAACAATTTCATCAATTGACAATTCTCATTTTGTGGGTtcagatattttttatatcagaGTATTTTgagtaaatactgtataaaaataataaggttatTATAAACATATTCAGTGTGGGTATCATCAGCATGTGCCACTGAAGAACCTATATCAATATAAATCATGTAGAGGCGTTGTAACTCTATGTAGCATTACTAGTGTGTCACCTGATTCTTGTAGGCGAGTGATGTCCGTTCCATTTCTTCCTCTAGGTCTTTGGCTCGTTGTCTATATAAACACAGTGAAAGAGACTATAATGTAAACTTCCTGTTTTAGTGAACATTCATTATGCTTCAAGTTTTCTCAACTTCTCAGAGACCATTTCCTTTGATTTTATCACATACTATATCATACTTGACTTCCTCATGTGTGCTAAACAATTTGCTCTGACCTGTAGGTGCTGAGCTCCCCTACAGCAAAACTAATCTTCTTTCCTGCCTTGTTGAGCTTCTCCTCCTTCTGTAAGCGTTCCTTCTCCTCCACTGTCAACATCCTGAAAAGAGTCAAAGCAATAATTGAATGAACAGCATTAGTATTTGAATTTCCAATAAAGAAAGACTTCAGAGACACTGAATGGAGGGTAAAGATTTTCCACGGTCCAAACCTGTGTAGTTTGAGTTCATTCTCCTGGTACATCTCAGTCATGATCTGGAGTTTCTGCTGGAGTTTCTGGCTTTCACTAGCATAGCTGGCACTCTCTGATTCCAACACCTCCTTCTGCTCCTCAAGCTGTTTGATCCCCTCTGAGAATACAGAGAAACAAGTCTTTATTTACAGTCTGAAAGATCATGTTTGATATATTCAGGCCAAAGCAAATCAGATCAACTTTTATTACTCATAATATTTGCATAGCAGGGGTTTTCCTAGAAAATCATGTAGGAAAGCAAATACGTTGTGAGGTTATGATTAGTTCAGCAATATAAGAATCCAAATCAATCGAAAATTAAATAGTAAGGTGCCTGAAGATTCCAATTATGAATGAATAGGTCATATTTCTTTCTACaattaatcaaaacataattatatatcaaattaaaaggTTCATGCATCAGCACCCGTTTCAACTCTACTGGAAATGTTTACCTTGGAGATCTTCTTTGGCTTTAATTTCATCTGCGAGTTTGGCGAACACTCTGTTCTTGTCCTCCTCCATGGACTTCAAGTCTGCACTCATCTGTGACAAAGAGGAGGACTAACTTATCTACAGCATTATATCTGTTAGCAGCATATCTGCATATTCTGGATGTAGAcggatgttatttatttaatctgacACATAAGGGTTGTGTTTCAAACACCAGTGGGCTGCCATATTTTACAGGATGTTTGGCAGTTATATGGGGTATCTAGGTATTTCACTAGGTTTGAGACAACCAGGATGTGAGTAGGAGTACCTTGGCCGCTTCAATAAGTTTCTGTACTTTTTGCTTCTGATGGAAACCTGCAAGAACAAAAAACTCATGAGACGACACCTCAAGACCTGACTTCAGATCAAACTAAGAATATTCCCAAATGAACCACAAGAATTTGAACCTGAACTGTCTCCATTCTCAGCTCCAGCTGCATTAGTGCTGCCGTCAATGCAGCTCTCGTCCTCAGAATCCCAATCTCGCATCTTCAAAAGGCACTCTGTCAGTGACTGATACAAGAAAAGGaaagtactgagacttgctactgcctgtagcagatctatacaggtggagctggggaaggtggagggtttctgaagtgcgctgcaactgctacagtgAGCAGTTGCACAACGTGAATGTCATTATGTCAGACTGAGTTAGAACCTATCGGtttaatgacagaactttataCTTTTACTACGTTGTGCGCTAGACATTGTCAATgaataatttagtgttttttaatacttttgagtaaattatatattaatttacacaagtaattcacaaaattaaatattgtgcatTTAAGAATATAacgtttatttatgttttgacatttttgtgtaCATCTTATTggatatatattttagttatatcaCATAAGCTACCATATGGGGTCagaatttgttttttaacaaattaatgtttttattcagcaaggatgcaaagtgacagtaaagacatttacaaataaatgctgttcttttgatacTGAAAGAAATACGATGGTTTCCTGTTTTCTAGTGTCTGGTCTCATTGAGCCTTATGTCATTGTGTTTTTACCTGGATGCGATCATCTTTATTAGCGCAGTCCTCCAGCATGCCAGTATGagatttttcacacattttcatcTCCTCCTCCAGCTCACCGAGACGTTCACCCCAGTCCTCTGCCTCTTGCACCAGCTGTATGAGTGTAGAAAACATAGGTACTCCagttaaacgtttttttttttattgacctgTTCATCTTCTCCAAATTAAGCATTCTAACACAGCTCTCACCTGTTCTTTACTCTCAAGCAACATTGTATGCTCCTCTTTGGCCGCCTGCAGGTTTTTCTGCAGTCGCTCTGTGTTGATCTCATGGATCTTTAGTGTTGTGTTGTCCTACAGATGGAGAAACAGGTAACAGTACAGAATTACAAATGATTGTGTTTTAAAAGGAAATATGACTGAAACATGCACGATACATAGTCAATACCTGTTCTAACTGGGACTTTCGTTCTTTAGCTTGCTCTTCTAAATTTCTTAAAATCTGCTCAAGTTCAGCAAGctgtaaaacaaatataacaattgTTAGGACAGATACAGACAACATAAAGGGCATCAAGCATGAACAGGGTAGTTTGGATATGTAAAGTGAGTGTATCTGTGTGTATGACAATATTACCTGATCCTCTTGCTGTTttcttgctttgttttgttgGGACAGCTCTTCTTGCAGCCTCTCTATTTCCTTTTTCAATTGTGCATTTGATTGTTCAAGTTTCTGTGATGCCACCTAAAAGTAGTATAATTGGATCGGGCAACGAGTGAAGTGGTCAGGGAGACACATTTCATAAACATTAGTAGCTAAGTAACTGCATGTTATAAACATTAGTAACTGCATGTTTTTACAGGAAGATTTGAGACCATAATAACCATATTTACCTCTAAACTGTCTTTTTCTGCAACTTGTGCAGACATGCCATTGTTCTGTAGCGTGGACTCTAGTTTGTCAAACTGTTGAGATGGACAGCCATTGTTTAAAGGGACTAATTTAGGAGAATGCAGTTATACAAGCATGGATGTTTATTAAGTGTTCATATATTGTAATAGCATTTCTCACCTTCTGTTTAACCTCACTGAATGTCTCCAGCACTTTGCACTTTTCATCAAGCAGTTCAGCCACTTTCTGCGCCATTTGCGTCTCTTTACCTGCAAACAAATCAACAGACAGGATCAGCTGAGAGCTGACAGTGGAGATCAGATAAAACAGATAATGAGGATAGATTTAAAGCAGATAAAGAGATGGAAAACACTCACTTGCATACAGTCGACTTCTGACCTGCAGAACGAAACAGAAAAAGTTAATTTAGTGAAATGATAACACTCataaagtgtgcatttttatgtagCAGTAATGCATGACTTACAGACTGAATGAACCTGCAGCTGAACAGAAGCAGTGTCAATAAACCTAAAAATCCAGTGAAAACCACAGCTTCCCATGGCAGTCCATATAAGTCAGGACCAGGCCGGATATCATGAGGAAGTGAAGACACAACCTAAGACACAGAAGTTTAACAGTTATATGAATTCTCAATAAAAAGGGAAGTATAAATTAAGCAACTGTACACACTTTTATATCATGAGGCTTTTCTTCTTCAAGAGCCCTCTCTCTGTCACGCATACAAAAATGGACAGAATGTTCTACAAACCTAAACCCACATTCACATCATCAAACACAGTTAATAGTTTCACATAAACTTTCATTAttacaatcattattattattgcagtaataataatgataatttatagCACACATTTTTGCAAAGAATATTTTAGCACTTTATACTTTACTGTTACATCACCTGTCACTTTTACAGTCAAGAaatcaaaactattaaaataaaatgtataaaggtTTCTAACAAACTACGATGTGTTTTAAAATCTCAGACATCCTCCTTTGTCACTAACCTACAATAACTGACCAAAACCAATGCCACTGTAAGATGAAAAAGACAATATACACTAAACACTAAAGCTATACTGTCATAAACTGATAAACAAGGCAAATAAAGGGCAGTTGAAGTCACTGTAGATCTATAAATCAATAAGtttaataaaatcacacaaatcaatGGTAATGTAAGATGAACTGAGCAACATGTACCAGATGCTTCAATGCTAACCAGCTATATGTCTTAATACAGAACAGTTTACACAGTATACATCTAATGAAACACTCTTAAATACTGCATTAGAATAAAGGATGAGTATTATGATAGCTGacttaatagaaatatatatgaCAGCTGCCATAAACACTAACGCTGTTTCATCATACACACTGAGCCACATACATCTTTGATTTTCTCCACGGCGAGAGTGTAATAAATCTTCGCTGCTCCTTTCATGTCAGCCGCTTCTGTGACGACCGACTCGGCCTTAAATTCGTCTGCCATTATTATATTCAAACTGAGTTATTCTATATTCTGTAATCTGTTAATTTATCTGTTGTTATGCCATGGTGCCGGATGCTACTCTACTCTGACTGCTAGTGCGCACTGCGCTGAGAGGAAGAGCGCACTCTTGTGTTTTAGGGAGGATTTGTAAAGCATTTGATCGTGTGTCTCGAAAAATTAAACCAAACGTCAGTGatatttgttttgatattttttttaaatgagaaaagcatgtattttgttatataaaacaataatgctTTGATTTTACGCGAAAATTGTAAAATACACAAAACGTAACACCCCTACAAAGGTTATGGTTTCTTCCACACGTCACCAATTGCTGAGTGCCACAAAGTTCCGTTCGAGTTTTAAAGAGACAGACGTATCTATCGACACCGAGGAATGCGTTAAGAAGCATACACGCTACAAATATGTGTCATGAGCTGGGTATGAAACGTCACAGTTATAATATGTGTAAGTATGTTTCATTAGTGGGTGTGTCAGTTAAATATATCTCTATAAACAAAGGTCATTGATCCAGAGACCGGTTGAGCAGCTCAAGTCTGTCTGGATTCAACTCAAAGTTACTTAACTTATATTTGGGTctgcattcaaattttatttattgtctatttaGCAGGTTTCATAGGTTATTTAGTTGTAGAGGCAGTAAATGCTTCAACTTGCAGTCAGTCAATCAGTCAACTTGCCTTAAGTGCAAAATTTGACACTTTTTGGCGAGATGTCAAGACAGAAAATAGACTGTAAGTTTAGTCGCCGGCAGTTTCCACGAATAGGGTTACAAAATATTGCATGaaaccctttaaaaatatattttgaacaaaaagttgCTTCAGAAAATGTTGACTGTCATCCTCAGGAGCTAAACGAAATATTagatgaattgttttattttccgTTTAAAATCTGGGGAATGTGTACTTTAGATTCACATTTACTGCACATGTAAGTAAAAACACCGATTTAGGTGTAATTTTCTAgaagtaaacataaaataaacctcATAATTagggtcaataataataataatttgaatgtaCCCTACTAGAATGAGCTGAATAGCCTAtcaaatgttttaagaaaaaaaaatgacattattgtGTTATTTCTATTGTCCAGAATATCgatttttcagaattttatgaaaaatagGTCTCTCAAAAAAATAATAGGATTTGTGCctttaatacatacatatatatatataaatatatatatatactcaccttTTCCACTATAGATGCAATTTCATTAATTGTGACTTCAACAAAAACTGCCATCTGATAAAACTGCCATTcatctgtcacaaaaacaaaaaaaaagcatttaagattttacaatttacaatgtaTATAATTGAAATGTCACCCttcaaaatttagtttttttaatgatggGTTGGACCGAcaggaggatgagtaaatgaactattcctttaaaaagaaaatcattttaagtcCAAAAAAGTCATTACCGTTCTGTGATTCAACATGCTCCTCAGAAATAAGACCGTGGTTTTGGAAAGCTTTCTTGGTTTCAGATGTCCAATCCTCTTGCTTTCTTTTGTCCTGCCCAACAGTCTGAGCATCCTCCACATTAGCTCTGTTCTCTGAAAGGTCCTTTTCCTCAGAGACTGGCTCATTTTGAGGATTGCCCGAGTCAGTTTTATCAGATCTGTCTTCGGTAACTTGATTATTTTCAGCCTCTGTTGTGTAGGTTTGTGTATTCTTATTCACATCTAGACATGCTTCATGAACACAGTCATCCTCTCTGATCTCTGTGATGAAAGAGTGGGAACATTACAGAAAATGTGACAACTTTAACATTACCATCATTCAGCGTAAGATCACAAAACCTAGATTTCTCATTAATCACATAGGGCATGCAGAAATTTTTTTCCCATGCAATATTCACCAAAATTATGAAATCTGTCATACTCTTATTGTTTTTGATAATGATCATTACGAATAATCAGTACCATGGGCTTTCTACACTGTTATCTGTTATCACTGGTGAATATTTCTTTCTTAGAGAAGATAAGAGGGTAAACAGTTTTTGTAGTGCTGGATATTCTTTAGTATTATCCTTGCCAGGAGAACCATTATCTTGTTGAATATTTCCCATCTTCATATGGTATTCCAACAGCTGTTCAAAGTCACCAAGTTCATCAAAGTCATCATTATCTTGACCTGCATTAGTGAATGATAACTTCTGGTCTCCAAATAAATCTAAAAGATCTTCAATATTCTGTTCACTCAGATACGGATATAAGTTTGTATATTCTTTAGAGGTTACTGTAGGATGATTGACAGTATTTTCAGGGCTTCCAGGTTGTTTTTCATTACTCTGTTCTTCTTTATCTTCTGACTTCACCGCCATGTCACCATCATCACTTTGATCCCAGATGGCACCTATGTCACTTCCCTCCCTTTGCATGACACTTTCTGAATCGGTTTGATGATCCTCATTGTTTGCTGTGTCATTCTCTTCTTTGTGTTCAACACTTTGATTTTGATCATGCATGATATCAATATCGCCATCCTGAACTAAGTCATTCTTTGAGAAGAAATTTGCCAGTTCTGTTTCTGTGGACGTTTTATAGCCATCTTGGTCTTCAGCCACAGCGTTctgtttattttgactttttgtattttttgttgtatagAGATCATGACCAGCATCTTCTAAATCACCAGATCCATAAGACATGTTTaacaatgggttttttgaatgtgTTTCCTGTGTTACACTTTCATTTGTGATTTGTGTGTCATCCTTTGTTAAATGTGATGTCTTTTGGTAATGCTTCATCTAATTGTGCCTCATTTCTTTCCATAACTAACTCATCTTTTCTGTCTATAACTAACTCATCATTTTCTTGCGATATACCTTGGTCGCCTTCAGCTAATTGTTTTTCAATATTATGTTTTGATAATGCATCCACAGTCGGTTCTGAATTTACATCTGCATTTATGCTTTGACCAGTTGTGACAGTCTTAATATGTGAGTCGGTGTACAAATCTGCAACATTTAATTcttgtatattttcataatgtagctCAGGATCTGTCTGAATATCTGACTCTGACAGTTCAGATGTATCAGCGCCAGTTACATGATCTGTGCTAATTTTATTAGAATCATTTTCTTGCTGTTTGATGGTGTCTAAATTGCTTTGATCAAACAGACTTTGAGACAGCTTGCCCTCTAAAATGTCATCAGCTGAATCAGTTAAATTGTTTTTGCTCTGAATACCTTCATCAGTTGTATTATTTGCAGACTTAACTTCATCACCTTGTTGGGTGTTAGAGTCTTTAGAAAAGTCATCTATATCTCTAATGTCATCAGATGCAACGCTGTCTTTTAAAGTCATTGTTTCATCAGAGAGAACCTGAGTTTCACTAAATAAATCAACATTCTTTGTGGTTGATTCTTGCTTGACAACATCAGATATTTCTGCATctttcacattttgttgcttaagAAAGTCCTCCTTACCTGAATGTATCTCCTTTACTGTCTTTTCCTTATCACTTTGCACATCTTTCATGTTTTTCTCTACAGCTCCTTCTGAAACATCAGCATTGTTTTCACTTTTAACTTCATTTAAATTACCTGCTGACTTGATTTCAAGGATTTGTGAATCTGTGCTGTCTTCAGTCATATTATATTCTTCATCTAGTTGTTCAATGCTATCAGATGCAATGCTATcttttaaagtcattgttttatTAGACAGCGACTGAGTTTCACTTAGTACTTCAACGTCTGTTGGGTTTGTGTCCTGCTCATAAATATCAATCAACATTTTATCTTCCTCATCAAAGTTTTCCTTACCTTGATCTTCTTTCTTTCCTGTCTTTTCCTCATCGCTTTGGACATCTCTTGTATCTTGCTTCACCTTTCCTTCAAAAAAATCAGCATTGTTTTCACTTTTAACTGCATCTTCTTCCTTTTCTGTCTTTTCCTCATCTCTTTTTACTGCTGTGTCTGCCTGAAAAGGAAGCTTAAGCATTGATGTCAGGTCGTTGACTGAAAATATGGACTGTGAACTTGATTCTGAATCTTTGGTTTCAACGTTCTCAGTATTTGTAGCAAATCCAGGACTTTCTGACAAACTGTCTTTGCCTCCATCATCCTCATAATGTTTAGTTTGCTCTTCTCTGTAAAGGTTTGTGATTCTGTTGTACATATTTCCGTACCACCCCACctgttccttttctttttcattttctgttccCCTGTCCTCCAAGGGACCATCCTTATTTTCCACACTGTCGTCTGGGTTGTTTTCATCTCTCTGTTTGTTGTTAACCATATCCATGTTCTTACTGGGGTCAAGAATGCTCTGGTCCTCCGTGTTTGTGTCTTCATCTGCTTTCTCAGCTTCAGGTTTAGTTGCAGCTTCAGTATTGTCTTCATCAAAGCCCAAGACATCTCTACCCATACTTATCCAGGAGCTAGACTGCTGAGATGAGGTATCTTCATCATTTGTTGGGTTCTCAATATTGTCCCGAGTATCAGTTTTTAGATCCTTGTTTCCAAACCCAAAAGCATTGGTGGGTTCACCGCTGATCCAGCCAAAAGTTCCAGAGTTCGTCTTCTCCTCCACATGGTTTTCCTCAATACCCATCACTATTTTTCTGCTTTTGAAGGGTTTTTCACTGCTCTCATCCTGTGGCTCATCATTGCTTTGCTCATTTCTGCCAAACCATCCACTAACAGCAGAGCCTATCCAGGAAGACCCACCTTTTTGTGTTGTCTTGGGGCTGTTTAGATCAGAAACATCTTGAACAGAAATCTGGCTGGGTTCACTCTCTTCTGTTTCAGTAGGTTTATCTTGGACTTCATTGAGATGGGTTTCTTGTGACAAATCTTCCAGATCATCAAATTCAGTACTGTGCTCAATCACTAAACCATTTTCATCAAAGCAGATGAAGTCAAATTCCTGAGGAGAAAATTTACAATGTTTCATATTTATGTTCTTGGTAGACACTTTTCttagcaaatcagcatacatGGAAGAATTAATTCTGTCagataattcagattttttagaAGGTAACATTTATTTGAGTGAGATTCTTTACACTGTAAACCgtgaaaaattatcatttttacttGATCCGAGCCTTAAAGACGAGAATGTAATCTAATGAATGGATGTAATGTAATGCATCTAATGTAATGGAAGTAataacagatcttttcttccgtaATATGACGTACATCTGTGAAACTGATTATCAGAAATAAGTTGTTTTTGTTCCTGTAACTGAATGTATTGAGGttgatttgatcattttaaatcacatttaaaatagctgATGTAGTCAtataacatttagttttataaaaagtacattaaaaaaatgtacattaccTGGGCTGGCACCCGGATTTCCTTTTTTGTATCAATAAACAGTTGATCAACTTTGATGGCATCTTTTGGGAACAATCCAGACAGCTTTTCTAtctgcaaaatacaaaatattgtgaatattagtAAACATAATGTTTATATGTCAGATTAAGTAAAGCACAAATGTGGAATATTCATCTTACTTTACTGATTTATAGCATGGATACTTTTTTAATCAAGACAGAACCAGAAAAGAGTACTCACACTTCCTGCCCAGAGATCATTTCTTTTTCCAGTGAGTTTGTAGTAAACAGTGATTATATCTCCTTTTTTGAAGTTTAGAAAGCGGCAGTCTTTAGCACTGTGGTCTCTTTGTGCCTGTACACGACTTATCATGCCTAAAGAAATGGACAAAAACTTCAAGATAAGAAAGAAATAACTTGCACATGAATCACATCATTGACATATTTTGCATGAAGGCATATAATCAAAAGATAAACAGtaaacacacattacagttttagCCTAATCTTTTCTTTTACACTATATgagcataaataataatgatcttACTTTCACATTCGGGGTCTCCACATAATTTGTAGTCTGAAATCAAACCCAAACCCTGGTGTAAAAAACCGAAGAcaatatgaaacaaaatgaatGTGTGTACAGCTGCCATGTTTGGAGTTATCCAGCAATTTCACTTCATCACATTAGATCAATCCTTTTATGTGCATTTCCAACTCCAGTAGTCCGAGGGAAAGACAAGCTAAATCCCGGCGAAATGTCATTCCCTCGGTCTTGTCGCAGAATGAGCCGATCCATGGAGATCACAGTCTGACACACAGGGATT
The sequence above is drawn from the Cyprinus carpio isolate SPL01 chromosome A17, ASM1834038v1, whole genome shotgun sequence genome and encodes:
- the LOC109085704 gene encoding cTAGE family member 9-like isoform X4, yielding MAAVHTFILFHIVFGFLHQGLGLISDYKLCGDPECESMISRVQAQRDHSAKDCRFLNFKKGDIITVYYKLTGKRNDLWAGSIEKLSGLFPKDAIKVDQLFIDTKKEIRVPAQEFDFICFDENGLVIEHSTEFDDLEDLSQETHLNEVQDKPTETEESEPSQISVQDVSDLNSPKTTQKGGSSWIGSAVSGWFGRNEQSNDEPQDESSEKPFKSRKIVMGIEENHVEEKTNSGTFGWISGEPTNAFGFGNKDLKTDTRDNIENPTNDEDTSSQQSSSWISMGRDVLGFDEDNTEAATKPEAEKADEDTNTEDQSILDPSKNMDMVNNKQRDENNPDDSVENKDGPLEDRGTENEKEKEQVGWYGNMYNRITNLYREEQTKHYEDDGGKDSLSESPGFATNTENVETKDSESSSQSIFSVNDLTSMLKLPFQADTAVKRDEEKTEKEEDAVKSENNADFFEGKVKQDTRDVQSDEEKTGKKEDQEGAVEKNMKDVQSDKEKTVKEIHSEIREDDCVHEACLDVNKNTQTYTTEAENNQVTEDRSDKTDSGNPQNEPVSEEKDLSENRANVEDAQTVGQDKRKQEDWTSETKKAFQNHGLISEEHVESQNDEWQFYQMAVFVEVTINEIASIVEKVVSSLPHDIRPGPDLYGLPWEAVVFTGFLGLLTLLLFSCRFIQSVRSRLYASKETQMAQKVAELLDEKCKVLETFSEVKQKFDKLESTLQNNGMSAQVAEKDSLEVASQKLEQSNAQLKKEIERLQEELSQQNKARKQQEDQLAELEQILRNLEEQAKERKSQLEQDNTTLKIHEINTERLQKNLQAAKEEHTMLLESKEQLVQEAEDWGERLGELEEEMKMCEKSHTGMLEDCANKDDRIQSLTECLLKMRDWDSEDESCIDGSTNAAGAENGDSSGFHQKQKVQKLIEAAKMSADLKSMEEDKNRVFAKLADEIKAKEDLQEGIKQLEEQKEVLESESASYASESQKLQQKLQIMTEMYQENELKLHRMLTVEEKERLQKEEKLNKAGKKISFAVGELSTYRQRAKDLEEEMERTSLAYKNQITSHEKKAHDNWLAARAADRDLADVKRENAHLRQKLTGAQFKCEILEKDLREGRPLFRGERSPYGPSPLSRPSSETRAFLSPPTLMDGPPRLSPQFMGPGRDPGLPYRRPPPGPYPMGPLPPRPPLPPEPYFGDKSDSSFLRNSSSIIENESREGLHSMPGDMRLPPDPDSRMGPPPGPSLIGMPPMMDPRDRHFPPRGPYGPPEFFSPRGPGGPPIGMRGPLPPGMFPRAPMPLPQHMGYLPQRHSSDSFPAGPPPRPSPPGSEQPPNQSPSPHDVI